A single window of Paenibacillus sp. SYP-B4298 DNA harbors:
- a CDS encoding Na(+)/H(+) antiporter subunit F1: protein MFDALMVLSMLLLSISIVIALFRVIRGPALPDRVLALDSIGYSIIGIVAVLSIMLDTSAYLETILLIGILAFLSTIALCKFLERGVVIERNRDH from the coding sequence ATGTTTGATGCATTAATGGTATTATCCATGCTGCTACTGTCCATATCCATTGTCATTGCATTGTTTCGCGTCATTCGCGGCCCGGCGTTGCCGGATCGGGTGCTGGCGCTGGATTCGATCGGCTATAGTATCATCGGCATTGTAGCCGTACTCTCGATCATGCTGGATACTTCAGCGTATCTGGAGACGATACTGCTCATCGGCATTCTGGCTTTCCTGAGCACGATTGCACTGTGCAAATTTCTGGAGAGGGGTGTCGTCATTGAGCGGAACCGTGATCATTGA
- a CDS encoding Na+/H+ antiporter subunit D: MNNLVILPILLPLFSGVLLFFLRRQIRTQQAITLVATTATLISSLVLIGSISRDGIQILNMGGWEAPYGITLVADMLAALLTATASIVTIACLLYTFHSIGEDRKKFYVYPLLLLLLCGVNGSFLTGDIFNLFVFFEVMLISSYALISLGGGKVQLRETIKYMITNIISSMLFIVAVAYLYSITGTLSMAHLSERVALAGQDGLITTVSLLFLIVFGLKAGLLLFFWLPGSYSAPPAAIAAIFAALLTKVGIYAIMRMFTLIFYHQSDFTHTVLVWMSALTMILGAVGAIAYGDIRRILAYNVIVSVGFVVFGVAVASREALTGAVFYLIHDMLAKALIFILGGVIVSIAGTDRLRDISGLIRFRPTLGWLFFLSALALAGVPPLSGFVGKVMILQGGIAQSYYVMAAIGLLTSLLVLYSVMKIFINSFWGETLLSEGEEKSPGKGYLLPGAMLAALLIGLGLGAETVLTYVGQAVEVMLNPMLYIEAVLPQTGM, encoded by the coding sequence ATGAATAATCTAGTCATCCTACCGATCCTTCTCCCGTTGTTCTCCGGTGTGCTGCTGTTCTTTTTGCGGCGCCAGATTAGGACGCAGCAGGCGATTACGCTTGTTGCCACAACGGCAACATTAATCTCGTCGCTCGTCCTGATCGGGAGCATATCCAGGGATGGGATTCAGATCTTGAACATGGGCGGCTGGGAGGCCCCTTACGGCATTACACTGGTAGCGGATATGCTTGCTGCGCTCTTGACGGCCACCGCCTCCATCGTGACGATAGCCTGCCTGCTGTATACCTTTCATTCTATTGGCGAGGATCGTAAAAAGTTTTATGTATATCCGCTGCTGCTGTTGCTCTTATGCGGGGTGAACGGCTCCTTTTTGACAGGCGATATTTTTAATCTGTTCGTATTCTTTGAAGTGATGCTCATCTCCTCCTACGCGCTCATCAGTCTTGGCGGGGGAAAGGTGCAGCTTCGAGAGACGATCAAATATATGATCACCAATATTATCTCCTCTATGCTGTTTATTGTAGCCGTTGCTTATCTGTATTCCATTACTGGTACACTAAGTATGGCACATCTGTCCGAGCGTGTGGCGCTTGCAGGGCAGGATGGGCTCATTACAACCGTCAGTCTGCTGTTTCTCATTGTATTCGGACTAAAGGCCGGTCTGCTGCTGTTCTTCTGGCTGCCTGGCTCCTATAGTGCACCTCCTGCAGCTATCGCAGCGATCTTTGCCGCGTTGCTAACCAAGGTGGGGATTTACGCGATTATGCGGATGTTTACACTGATTTTCTATCATCAGTCGGATTTCACGCATACGGTACTCGTCTGGATGTCCGCGCTGACGATGATTCTCGGCGCAGTAGGAGCGATAGCCTATGGGGATATACGCCGTATTTTGGCCTACAATGTTATTGTATCTGTCGGGTTTGTCGTATTTGGTGTCGCTGTGGCGAGCAGGGAGGCGCTGACTGGCGCGGTGTTCTATCTGATTCATGATATGCTTGCCAAAGCGCTGATCTTCATCCTGGGTGGCGTTATTGTGAGCATCGCCGGCACGGACCGGCTACGCGATATTAGCGGTCTGATCCGGTTCAGACCAACGCTAGGCTGGTTGTTCTTCCTCTCGGCGCTTGCTCTGGCCGGGGTTCCTCCGCTCAGCGGATTTGTAGGCAAGGTGATGATTCTGCAAGGCGGGATAGCACAAAGCTATTATGTCATGGCAGCGATCGGACTGCTGACCAGCTTGCTCGTGCTGTACTCTGTGATGAAAATCTTCATTAACAGCTTCTGGGGCGAAACGCTTCTGAGTGAAGGAGAAGAAAAGTCGCCGGGTAAAGGGTATCTTCTTCCAGGGGCAATGCTGGCGGCCTTGTTGATCGGGCTTGGGCTAGGAGCAGAGACGGTACTGACTTATGTAGGGCAGGCCGTCGAAGTGATGCTGAATCCAATGCTGTACATCGAGGCAGTTCTGCCGCAAACCGGAATGTAA
- a CDS encoding DedA family protein — protein sequence MQMAQELISHYGYAAIFCLLALGIVGLPVPDEVLMTFVGYLASLYVLKLPLAMIVAFSGALCGMLLSYMIGRKFGRPLIHRYGRWVKLTPKRLERVESWFNRYGLWTIVFGYFIPGVRHLTCYLSGISGVRARTYMLFAGAGALLWSTVFITMGYFLGNVDLFSWRH from the coding sequence ATGCAAATGGCACAGGAGCTAATCTCACATTACGGTTATGCTGCGATTTTTTGTCTGCTCGCGCTCGGTATTGTCGGCTTGCCGGTGCCCGATGAGGTTCTTATGACCTTCGTTGGTTATCTGGCTTCACTCTATGTACTCAAGCTGCCCCTTGCCATGATTGTTGCATTCAGCGGAGCGCTATGCGGCATGCTGCTCAGCTACATGATCGGGCGCAAGTTCGGCAGACCGCTAATACATCGCTATGGCAGGTGGGTCAAGCTGACGCCCAAACGGCTGGAGAGGGTAGAGAGTTGGTTCAATCGTTATGGTCTGTGGACCATAGTGTTTGGTTATTTTATTCCCGGAGTAAGGCATCTTACTTGCTACCTGTCAGGAATTAGCGGTGTTCGTGCCCGGACCTATATGCTGTTTGCAGGGGCGGGGGCCTTGTTATGGAGCACTGTCTTCATAACTATGGGCTACTTCCTCGGCAATGTGGATCTGTTCTCCTGGCGTCATTAG
- a CDS encoding Na+/H+ antiporter subunit E: protein MTLQILLNIIIAMVWMLLHDDWNTLSFFIGYVIGAVMIYVLRRFFPGPFYGRKIWSIIKLFMLFNVELVKSSAIVIAQVTRPKLNIQPGIFKVETKLKSDWEIMLLSNLLTLTPGSVVLEIAPRQGILYLHAMDVTEFEDAIVKTKERFEHAIMEVTS, encoded by the coding sequence GTGACGCTGCAAATTTTACTCAATATTATTATTGCCATGGTCTGGATGCTGCTTCATGATGATTGGAATACGCTCAGCTTCTTTATCGGATATGTGATCGGCGCGGTCATGATCTATGTACTGCGGCGTTTCTTTCCGGGGCCGTTCTATGGTAGGAAAATATGGTCGATTATCAAATTATTCATGTTATTTAATGTAGAGCTGGTGAAATCGAGCGCGATCGTGATCGCACAGGTTACCCGGCCTAAGCTCAATATTCAACCTGGCATCTTCAAGGTGGAGACGAAGCTTAAGAGCGACTGGGAGATTATGCTTCTGTCCAATCTGCTTACGCTGACGCCGGGCTCAGTCGTGCTGGAGATCGCGCCTAGGCAAGGCATACTCTATCTCCATGCCATGGATGTAACCGAATTTGAGGATGCGATCGTGAAGACGAAGGAACGATTTGAACATGCCATAATGGAGGTGACAAGCTGA
- a CDS encoding TetR/AcrR family transcriptional regulator, whose translation MSDIDRKQEILKAAQQSISLFGYKATTMDQVAKLARVGKGTIYTFFSSKEELFQEIMVKLNTEMLELAQQAYRPELSFRDNMRAILQGVLAYRSNHPLISQLVHEVRDMGTPEAMEGIRQTEEAIIQYVTTKVEEYTARGELKPSNPEMTAFMLVKMYLLLIREWDHKPGRHSLTHEQILDLMELYFLNGVSQQEPS comes from the coding sequence ATGTCCGATATTGATCGCAAGCAGGAAATTTTGAAGGCAGCTCAGCAGTCCATTTCGCTGTTTGGCTATAAGGCAACTACCATGGATCAGGTGGCGAAGCTTGCCAGAGTTGGCAAAGGTACCATTTACACCTTCTTCTCGAGCAAGGAAGAGCTGTTTCAAGAGATTATGGTAAAGCTCAATACCGAGATGCTGGAGCTGGCGCAGCAGGCTTACCGCCCTGAGCTGTCCTTTCGGGACAATATGCGAGCGATCCTGCAGGGGGTGTTGGCCTATCGCAGCAATCATCCGCTCATATCGCAGTTAGTGCATGAGGTGCGCGATATGGGAACGCCAGAGGCTATGGAGGGCATTCGGCAAACCGAGGAAGCCATTATTCAATATGTAACGACGAAGGTGGAGGAGTATACGGCCCGCGGGGAGCTGAAGCCGAGCAATCCCGAGATGACGGCATTTATGCTTGTCAAGATGTATTTGTTATTGATTCGGGAATGGGATCATAAGCCTGGTCGTCATTCATTGACTCATGAGCAAATATTAGATCTGATGGAGCTGTATTTCTTGAATGGGGTCAGTCAACAAGAGCCATCCTAA
- a CDS encoding copper amine oxidase N-terminal domain-containing protein, translating to MKKTWIGTRATGSKESLIARGGRATGALALAAAVLLGGGGAAMPPADAAVLEGGNKDIKGLVTFKTDVSLEVLYDARRIQFDVPPKMVEGSVLVPIRFVAEKMGAKLQLNGKDITITKEDKVLKLTRDSKKASFNGKAVTLAQPAMVDRGRTLVPLRAVSEGLGVKVEWDHANQYVWIGSQEVPRLEDVIDPVDVKPYAKYYPADDLLWTIYSSDPELNGKKITTIRLVRTSDFPLLFGNGQIVYRLDKSKGTDQNDYIRFSSNYRGSISNGLFLLRSDKFRFQGAYTRENTKTATLEYIPIDYYDDNETTWLTDIEYIGLNLDSDSLIAMKNEWRK from the coding sequence ATGAAGAAAACATGGATAGGGACACGGGCAACTGGATCGAAGGAATCGCTAATTGCAAGAGGGGGCAGAGCAACGGGAGCGCTCGCACTCGCTGCGGCTGTGTTGCTTGGTGGGGGTGGAGCAGCAATGCCGCCTGCGGATGCTGCGGTATTAGAGGGTGGGAATAAGGATATAAAAGGGCTGGTCACATTTAAAACCGACGTATCCTTGGAGGTGCTCTATGATGCGCGGCGTATTCAGTTCGATGTGCCTCCGAAAATGGTGGAGGGCAGCGTCCTGGTGCCGATCCGATTCGTAGCGGAGAAGATGGGCGCCAAGCTGCAACTGAACGGTAAAGACATCACGATCACCAAAGAGGACAAGGTGCTGAAGCTGACACGAGACTCGAAGAAGGCGTCTTTTAACGGCAAAGCAGTCACGCTTGCACAGCCAGCCATGGTGGACAGAGGCCGTACCCTGGTGCCGCTGCGTGCTGTGAGCGAGGGGCTGGGTGTAAAAGTCGAATGGGATCATGCGAATCAGTATGTGTGGATTGGCAGCCAGGAGGTGCCGAGGCTGGAGGACGTGATTGATCCGGTGGATGTGAAGCCGTATGCGAAGTATTATCCGGCTGATGACCTATTATGGACAATCTACAGTTCCGATCCTGAATTGAATGGTAAAAAGATAACAACTATAAGATTGGTGAGGACAAGCGATTTTCCTTTGTTGTTTGGTAATGGTCAAATTGTATATCGCTTAGATAAATCAAAAGGGACCGATCAGAATGACTATATTCGTTTCTCTTCAAACTATAGGGGGAGTATATCGAATGGGCTTTTCCTTCTTCGTAGTGACAAGTTTCGGTTTCAGGGCGCCTATACCAGAGAGAACACAAAAACAGCTACTCTTGAGTATATTCCCATTGATTACTACGACGATAATGAAACAACCTGGTTGACAGATATTGAGTACATCGGTCTAAACCTTGATTCAGATTCATTAATTGCTATGAAAAATGAATGGAGGAAATAG
- a CDS encoding pirin family protein: MSKQKQHYERGIEDVWSAVKNQIHRGHENSFILEPGPGNWEKYDPFLFLAEDWFQRGSFDTHPHRGIETVTYVMEGVLEHYDSSTNGKDELRAGDAQWMTAGRGVIHKEDPAPGETVHSLQLWVNLPASHKMTEPHYQNLRAETMPVREEEGVSVRIFSGSSGGVQSSTRNIVPVTMLEVTMEAGAVLLQELPSSYNGFIFVLEGEARLGRDRIACGERQAAWLGEGGSGEWSSVRIEAITPLRVLLYAGEPLHEPIAARGPFVMNTEEELRQAYQDYRDGKFI; encoded by the coding sequence ATGAGCAAGCAGAAGCAGCATTACGAGCGGGGGATAGAGGACGTATGGAGCGCAGTGAAAAATCAGATCCATCGCGGACATGAGAATAGCTTTATTCTGGAGCCTGGGCCAGGCAATTGGGAGAAATATGATCCCTTCCTGTTTCTTGCTGAGGATTGGTTCCAACGTGGCTCCTTCGATACTCATCCCCATCGGGGGATTGAGACGGTCACCTATGTAATGGAAGGCGTGCTAGAGCATTATGACAGCTCCACGAATGGCAAGGACGAGCTGCGGGCAGGCGATGCCCAATGGATGACAGCAGGACGCGGGGTCATTCATAAGGAGGACCCGGCACCGGGAGAGACCGTTCATTCGCTTCAGCTATGGGTTAATCTCCCAGCCTCGCATAAGATGACCGAACCGCATTACCAGAATCTGCGGGCGGAGACGATGCCGGTGCGTGAGGAGGAGGGCGTGTCTGTCCGCATCTTCTCTGGTTCTTCCGGCGGCGTTCAGTCCTCTACTCGCAATATCGTGCCTGTGACGATGCTGGAGGTAACGATGGAGGCGGGGGCCGTGCTGCTGCAAGAGCTCCCCTCAAGCTATAACGGCTTTATCTTTGTACTGGAGGGCGAAGCAAGGCTTGGACGCGACAGGATAGCATGTGGAGAGCGTCAAGCCGCATGGCTTGGAGAGGGCGGATCAGGCGAGTGGAGCTCGGTGCGTATCGAGGCAATTACGCCGCTGCGAGTCTTGTTGTATGCAGGCGAGCCGCTCCACGAGCCGATCGCAGCGCGTGGACCCTTCGTCATGAATACGGAGGAAGAGCTGCGTCAGGCCTACCAGGATTATCGAGATGGCAAATTTATCTGA
- a CDS encoding YhgE/Pip domain-containing protein, whose protein sequence is MNMLKAEWKKIFSRPMSIITIVGLLFVPFFYGLIFLSAYWDPYGNTDQLPVAVVNLDQGADYHGKRLDIGSKFVEQLEDNTTFKWSFPDKESALKGLEDESYYLVIEIPANFSKDATTVMDEKPIKMKLNYYTNPGKNYPGSQISNAAMVKINEQIDSEVTKEYTRSLFDSLSDISSSFQKASNAAGELDTGGRKLEDGSKELHDKLELLASSTVKLQKGVSDLSTGADSVQSGLKEARSGAAQLSDGLQGVNSGAVKLQEGSVKLADGLQQLGAGAQKLHGGSQELNNGISKLDSGLKSSVSGASQLKQQLEAYSGKMAELAQAMSTLAGQDGASEQLKQLSASLGELQKGAQQLEAAAGKLADGQQQLSGGAQQLVSGGSGLEQGLLALGDKLKAAQAGAVELSQGSQALQAGTGKLAAGGTSLVSGLDKLINGQQQLVGGMKELSNASGQLQSGSRQLADGAGSLHNGAKSLAEGTGKLHNALQDGADQTGVHADEETYDMFAAPTELEGHKLHEIPSYGVGLAPYILSIALYAGAMMFASAYSLKEAAIRPRRGYPWFLSKLSVVVIVSFLSSVLVDSVLLLGLGLEVQSMWMFYLFTFITSLTFFSIVFMLFVALNNVGLYVAFLLLLLQIGGSGGTFPSLLTPGFFQALHPFLPMTHSINGFRQIISIGTDYSIVWQQAGILGGYTALALLVAAGLFALQARKIEKSGHWEHVALVDEE, encoded by the coding sequence ATGAATATGCTCAAGGCGGAATGGAAAAAAATTTTTAGTCGGCCAATGTCCATCATCACGATTGTCGGATTGCTGTTTGTTCCTTTCTTCTACGGCCTGATCTTCCTTTCGGCATATTGGGACCCCTATGGTAATACAGACCAGCTACCCGTTGCTGTCGTTAATCTCGATCAAGGGGCCGACTATCATGGCAAGCGGCTTGATATTGGCAGCAAATTTGTAGAGCAGCTCGAGGATAATACGACCTTCAAGTGGTCATTTCCTGACAAGGAGAGTGCGCTCAAAGGGCTGGAGGATGAATCGTACTATCTCGTCATTGAGATTCCGGCCAACTTTTCCAAGGATGCAACGACGGTTATGGACGAGAAGCCGATCAAAATGAAGCTTAATTATTATACGAACCCCGGCAAAAACTATCCTGGTTCGCAGATCAGCAACGCTGCGATGGTCAAAATCAATGAACAAATTGATTCTGAGGTAACGAAGGAATATACACGCTCGCTGTTCGATAGTCTAAGCGATATATCATCGAGCTTTCAGAAGGCCAGCAACGCTGCTGGAGAACTCGATACTGGCGGCCGCAAGCTCGAAGATGGCTCCAAGGAGCTTCATGATAAGCTGGAGTTGCTTGCGTCAAGCACGGTTAAGCTGCAGAAGGGCGTCTCCGACCTGTCAACCGGGGCCGACAGTGTGCAAAGCGGTCTGAAGGAGGCCAGAAGCGGAGCAGCCCAATTATCCGATGGTCTGCAAGGGGTGAACAGCGGTGCAGTGAAGCTTCAGGAGGGCTCCGTCAAGCTAGCAGACGGCTTGCAGCAGCTAGGCGCGGGCGCGCAGAAGCTCCACGGAGGCTCGCAAGAGCTGAATAACGGCATCAGCAAGCTGGATAGTGGCCTGAAGTCGTCAGTAAGTGGAGCATCACAACTCAAACAGCAGCTTGAAGCCTATAGCGGGAAAATGGCAGAGCTTGCGCAAGCGATGAGTACACTCGCTGGACAAGACGGAGCCTCTGAACAGTTGAAGCAGCTATCTGCGTCGCTTGGAGAGCTGCAGAAGGGTGCGCAGCAGCTAGAGGCAGCCGCAGGCAAGCTCGCGGATGGGCAGCAGCAGCTATCTGGCGGAGCCCAGCAGTTGGTTAGCGGCGGCAGCGGACTGGAGCAGGGCTTGCTCGCTCTTGGCGACAAGCTGAAGGCGGCACAAGCTGGCGCAGTCGAGCTATCGCAAGGAAGCCAAGCGCTGCAAGCAGGCACAGGGAAGCTCGCCGCTGGCGGCACAAGTCTGGTAAGCGGGCTCGACAAGCTGATCAACGGCCAACAGCAGCTTGTTGGCGGCATGAAGGAGCTAAGCAATGCCTCCGGTCAACTGCAATCCGGTTCGCGGCAATTGGCTGATGGGGCAGGCTCATTGCACAATGGAGCCAAAAGCTTGGCGGAGGGCACAGGCAAACTGCATAACGCGCTACAGGATGGGGCGGATCAGACGGGTGTTCATGCGGATGAAGAGACGTATGACATGTTCGCCGCTCCAACGGAGCTAGAGGGACATAAGCTTCATGAGATTCCGAGCTACGGCGTCGGCTTGGCGCCCTATATCCTGAGCATAGCTCTCTATGCGGGAGCGATGATGTTTGCCTCGGCTTATTCACTCAAGGAAGCGGCCATCCGACCGCGTAGAGGCTACCCATGGTTCCTCAGCAAGCTGAGTGTGGTCGTTATCGTCAGCTTCTTGTCCTCGGTTCTAGTGGACAGTGTGCTGCTGCTGGGCTTGGGCCTTGAGGTGCAATCGATGTGGATGTTCTATCTGTTCACCTTCATTACCAGTTTGACATTCTTTTCGATTGTGTTCATGTTGTTTGTCGCTCTGAACAATGTTGGACTCTACGTTGCCTTTCTGCTGTTGCTGCTGCAGATCGGCGGCAGCGGCGGCACGTTCCCAAGCCTGCTTACGCCGGGCTTCTTCCAGGCGCTGCACCCGTTCCTGCCGATGACACATTCGATCAACGGTTTCCGCCAGATCATCTCGATCGGTACAGATTACAGCATCGTATGGCAGCAAGCAGGCATTCTCGGAGGCTATACGGCACTGGCATTGCTGGTGGCGGCTGGACTATTCGCCCTGCAGGCGCGCAAGATCGAGAAGAGCGGACATTGGGAGCACGTAGCCCTGGTGGACGAAGAATAA
- a CDS encoding AI-2E family transporter — protein MYIMKLLDRFYSVPSKVILPLMYMVLLLLIIIGFYKLVPPIGDQIVQLYKLFKRFYLHPPDTDFARYVFTYLESVDFHKLIGPSFNLVVKISHVALTVFLALILSLFFLLEKTKVTQFTAQFKTSKLGWLFEELGYFGSKFIHTFGKVIETQILISLINSILTTIGLWILGFPHLLGLAVIIFLLGLIPVAGVFISLLPLSTIAYTIGGFNYLIYLLVLIVILHTIEAYVLNPKLMSSKTHLPIFYTFVVLLFSEHYLGVWGLIIGIPIFVFLLDIIEVRAVDTGKKQS, from the coding sequence ATGTATATTATGAAGCTGCTCGACCGTTTCTACTCGGTCCCTTCAAAAGTCATCCTGCCACTGATGTACATGGTGCTTTTGCTGCTTATCATTATAGGCTTCTACAAGCTTGTTCCTCCTATTGGGGATCAGATTGTACAGCTTTACAAGCTTTTTAAGCGGTTCTACCTGCATCCCCCGGACACGGACTTTGCCCGGTATGTGTTCACCTACCTGGAGTCCGTAGATTTTCATAAACTGATCGGCCCCAGCTTCAATCTGGTGGTGAAGATTAGTCATGTGGCGTTAACGGTGTTTTTGGCACTGATATTGAGCTTATTCTTCCTGTTGGAGAAAACAAAGGTTACGCAGTTTACCGCACAGTTCAAGACAAGCAAGCTTGGCTGGCTGTTTGAGGAGCTGGGCTATTTCGGATCGAAATTTATCCATACCTTCGGCAAGGTCATTGAAACGCAAATTCTGATTTCCCTGATCAATTCGATTTTGACGACAATTGGCTTATGGATATTAGGCTTTCCGCATTTGCTAGGTCTGGCCGTCATTATATTCCTGCTCGGACTGATCCCGGTTGCGGGTGTCTTCATTTCGCTGCTGCCGCTTTCAACGATTGCTTACACGATTGGCGGATTCAATTATCTCATCTACCTGCTGGTGCTCATCGTTATCCTGCATACCATTGAAGCGTATGTGCTGAATCCGAAGCTGATGTCATCCAAGACCCATCTTCCGATCTTCTATACCTTTGTCGTGCTGCTGTTCTCGGAGCATTATCTTGGTGTATGGGGGCTTATCATCGGTATTCCTATCTTTGTATTTCTACTAGATATTATCGAGGTTCGGGCAGTCGATACCGGCAAGAAGCAGTCGTAA
- the mnhG gene encoding monovalent cation/H(+) antiporter subunit G, protein MSGTVIIEVLVASMVLLGTVLSLLSALGFIRLPDIYTRSHAATKSITLGILFILLGTFIYFLFTHRVVSIRLLLGIVFVFLTAPVAGHLIARSAYRSGVKMWDKSAKDELRSDLKKLNQLEQYHSGEQSYNRESSYP, encoded by the coding sequence TTGAGCGGAACCGTGATCATTGAAGTGCTGGTGGCGAGTATGGTGCTGCTTGGCACCGTGCTCAGCCTGTTGAGCGCACTGGGCTTTATACGTCTGCCTGACATCTACACTCGATCCCATGCGGCAACGAAGAGCATTACGCTCGGTATTTTGTTCATCCTGCTCGGAACCTTTATCTATTTCCTGTTCACACATCGTGTGGTCAGTATTCGTCTGCTGCTCGGTATTGTCTTTGTCTTCCTGACAGCGCCGGTCGCAGGCCATCTGATTGCCCGCTCTGCGTATCGTTCCGGTGTCAAGATGTGGGATAAGAGTGCGAAGGATGAGCTGCGAAGCGATCTGAAAAAGCTGAATCAACTGGAGCAATATCATAGTGGTGAGCAGTCGTACAATCGTGAATCCTCTTACCCGTAA